Genomic segment of Deinococcus planocerae:
GCTGGGCCTGCGCCGCCCCCGGAACACGCCGTCCGCGACCCTCAGCGCCTCCGGCCCGCTCACCCGCACGATGCCCACGCCCGCGCTGCCGGGGGCGGTGGCGATGGCGGCGATGGTATCCGAGAGGCCGAGGCGGGTCACGGGGGCAGGGTAGCAGGGGAGGGCGAAGATGGGTGTTGAGACGTAACACGGTTCTCCCCAGGTGCCGACTCGCCCCTGTTACGTTATCCACGACTTATGGAGGAGATGCAAAGAGTGCTGTTGTCCTACCGGGAAGGCCAAGTGGCGAGGCAGTCGCCGCTGGGGCCGTTGTTTCACACGTTTTACGCTCCTGCTGAGCGTTCTGCCATTGTGCGTGTGTTCGAGCAAAGAGGGCTGCCAAAGGCCCTTGAAGATTTTTGGCTGAGAACGTCCGGTGCGCGTTTATACGAGGATGTTACCTACGGTCAATGGGGGTTAGTTCTCTATTCACCTGAGGAAGCGGGAGCGCGTTCGCAAGATGCAAAAGAAGAACGCCCAGAAGATTACCGTATCGGTGATCTGATCGTCGGTGAATTCCTGGGCGATTTGGATGTTCTTCTAATCGCAGCGGAGATGAGCAGTTTTAATTTTGGCGCTGTGTACGTTGCTTCGCCCCTTGATCCTCGTGCCGAGTGGCCCAAAGTCGGGGACAATCTGGGCGACTTTCTGGAAGAGTTTGCTCAGGTGAATGGCGAGAAGTTCTGGGAGGGTAACTGACTTACCCCCCTTTCTTCCACTTCCCCTTGCTGCGGTTGCCCGGCTTGTTGCCCACCGGGGCCGTCCTCGTCCTGATTCTCTCGTCGTCGTAGCGCAACATGACGGCGAGGCGGGCGCGGGACATGATGTGGTGCGGGTGCTTGGGCACGAAGGCCGTCACCACGTCGAGGTGCCCGCCCTGGCCGTGCTCGACGACGACGTGCAGGGGCAGCGCCACCCCGTGCGACTCGAAAGAGCCGCACACCAGCCAGCGGCGGTCTTCCGGGTACACGGCCCGCACCCGCCCGGCGACGAGTACGTGCACGATGTCTTGCTCCAGGAACCCCTCGGCGCGGGCGTGGCCGATGGCGTGAGGGCAGAGGTGGTAATTGCCGTCATACACGGCGTCGCGCAGCCGGGCGTGGGCGCGGGTCAGCGTGTGGTCGGTGGTGTCGATGCCCGCGAGGTCGGCCTCACGCTGGGGCTTGACTGGCTTGGCGCGCAGGTGTTCGGGCTTCGCGGGCGGCGGCGTGGGCGCGCGGCGGGCCTCCTTCTCGGCACGGGCGAGCTGCGCGCGCAGGGCGAGGAGGTCCGTGCCGGTCTTCGCCGGGCGGCGCAGGGTGGTGGGGCTGGACGCGGGTGCTCTGGGAGCGGATGCTTTCGTCACGGCGGGCCTCCCGTCTGGGCCACCTCCCCGCGGTTCTCCTCTTCGGGTGTCGGCTCCGTTCGGGGGAAAAGGCCGCCTCCTAAAAGAAAAGACCCCTCAAACACGGCTTCGTGTTCGTGGGGAGAGAGGCAGCGTACCCTGTTCAGGGCATGGGGCGAGTATAGCACGCCCCTCGGCGTACACGACGTGACGCGCCGTGCAGACGGGGAGGGACGCCCCTTCTTACGCTGACCGTGTTCGCCCGGCCTGTGCTCGCTGAAGGTGACCGCCCCCGGCCCCGCGCTCCCAGGAGGTGTCCTGCCATGATCCGACCGATGCAAGCGACCGACGCCCCCGACGTGCTCGCCCTGCTCTCCTGGATGGACGACGCGCCCGAGCGCGAGGTCTTCGCCCCCGATGCCCGCGACGCCGCGTCCCTGCACGACGAGTGCGAGGACCGGGTGTGCCTCGTGGCCGAGGGGATAGACGGCGTGGTGCAGGCTTACTGCGGGCTTGCCCCCTTCCGAGACGGGCTGGTGCTGGAGGGCCCGCTCGGCACGGGCGAGCTGCACGGGCTGCTCAGGCGGGCGGTGGAACGGGCGGACGGCCTGCCCGTCTACGCCTTCAGCGCCCGCGATAACCTTGCCGTGCGGGAGGCGCTGGAGGCGGCGGGCTTCGCGGCCATGCACACCACCGACTTCTACACGGGCCGCGCCGAGCACCTCGCCCGCTCGGCCCGCGTGCCCCCCGAGTACACCACCGAGACGGCCCTTTCTCCGCAGGAATACCGCTCGCTTTTCCGCGCCGCCGAGGACGGCTGGTCGGGACGACTCGACTGGACGGACGCCGAGTTGCGGGCACATTTTGTGCGCGACGACGTGCGGCTCGTGGCCTTGCGCCGGGGCGGGCGGGCGGTGGGGTTCGCCGAACTCGAACTCAACGCCGAGGCGGCCCGCGCCGACCTGACCTACGTGGCCGTCCACCCCGCCGACCGGGGGCAGGGGCTGGGGCGCGTCCTGCTGGGGCTCGCCGCTGCCGAGGCCACCGTGCACCCCGAGGTCCGCACCCTGCGCGCCCGCGCCCACGACCACGCCCGTCCGGCCCGCGCCCTGTACGCCCGCGCGGGCCTGACGCACTGCCGAAGCGTGGTGACCTACCTGCGCGACGACACGGAGGGAGAGCCGTAAGAGGTGCTGGGCCGGGCGCTGGGGTGGGTGGCGCTGTGGCTCGTGGCAAGGTGGGCCGCACAATCCCTGCGCCGTCCCCGCGCTAGCCTCCCCGGCATGGGGAAACGTGACCGCCACGCCGTCCGCACCGCCTACGTCACGCTGCGCGACCTGCCCGGCTCGCGGGTGATGTTCTGGGTGGTGGACGAGTGCCCGTACTGCGGCGCGCGGCACTTCCACCCCGCCGGAAACCTCCGCACCGCCGACCCCAGCGAACGCCTCGGGGAACAGCCCGCCATGTGCGACCCCGGCCTGACCTACGAGTTGAGCCTGCCGCCGAGTCCCAAGAAGAAAAATGGCAAGCAGGAGCGCCGCAAGGAAAGGCGCGAGGGCAAACGGGGCGGGCTGGACGACGAGTATTAGGACAGGCAAAGGGAAGCGGGCGCAGAGGCGAAGTGCTGCGCCCGCTCCTCCTTGTTCTGCGTTCTTATAGCCTTTGACAAGGGAAAAGTTGTCACCCTGAGAGAAGCGAAGGGACCACTGCCAGGAAGACGAGATGTTTCGCCTCGCTCAACATGACATCGTTTTCGTGTCAAACGTCTTCAGTGTTGATGCCCGCCCATCTCCATGCCCTCCGTTCCTCCCTGACTGCCCCCCGCCGGAGCTGGAAGGGGTTGCGCGTTCCGGTCGGCGAGAAGCTGCGTCATCAGGCGAATCTCGCCCCCCTGCGCCGCCTGAATCTGCCGGGCGAGGGCCTGAACCTCGGGCCGGACGCCGTTTTCCAGGGCGGGCTCGACCATTTCCAGGGCTCCCCGGTGGTGGCGGATCATCAGTTGCAGGAAGGTCTTCTCCGCCTCCGAG
This window contains:
- a CDS encoding SMI1/KNR4 family protein, whose product is MEEMQRVLLSYREGQVARQSPLGPLFHTFYAPAERSAIVRVFEQRGLPKALEDFWLRTSGARLYEDVTYGQWGLVLYSPEEAGARSQDAKEERPEDYRIGDLIVGEFLGDLDVLLIAAEMSSFNFGAVYVASPLDPRAEWPKVGDNLGDFLEEFAQVNGEKFWEGN
- a CDS encoding DUF4258 domain-containing protein, producing MRRPAKTGTDLLALRAQLARAEKEARRAPTPPPAKPEHLRAKPVKPQREADLAGIDTTDHTLTRAHARLRDAVYDGNYHLCPHAIGHARAEGFLEQDIVHVLVAGRVRAVYPEDRRWLVCGSFESHGVALPLHVVVEHGQGGHLDVVTAFVPKHPHHIMSRARLAVMLRYDDERIRTRTAPVGNKPGNRSKGKWKKGG
- a CDS encoding GNAT family N-acetyltransferase, whose translation is MIRPMQATDAPDVLALLSWMDDAPEREVFAPDARDAASLHDECEDRVCLVAEGIDGVVQAYCGLAPFRDGLVLEGPLGTGELHGLLRRAVERADGLPVYAFSARDNLAVREALEAAGFAAMHTTDFYTGRAEHLARSARVPPEYTTETALSPQEYRSLFRAAEDGWSGRLDWTDAELRAHFVRDDVRLVALRRGGRAVGFAELELNAEAARADLTYVAVHPADRGQGLGRVLLGLAAAEATVHPEVRTLRARAHDHARPARALYARAGLTHCRSVVTYLRDDTEGEP